GCCCGCAAGGCCGCCTTCGCCACGCAGGGGCTGGCGCTGCAGGCCAATGCCCGCCTGAGCGAGGTCCTGCGCCGCTATGCGGGTCAGATCGTGGCGGGATACATGCCGATCCGCACCGAGCTTGACCCCCGCCCTGCCCTGCTGCGCCATGACGGCCCTCTCTGCCTGCCCGTGGTCGAAGCCGAGGCCCGACCGCTGTCCTTCCGACCGTGGTCGGCGGAAGCCGAGATGATCCCCGGCGCATTCGGCGCGGCCATTCCCGCCGCTACGGCGACGGTCTGCCCGCAGGTGGTCGTGGTGCCGCTTCTGGCTTTCGACCGCCGCGGCTTCCGGCTGGGGTATGGCGGCGGGTTTTACGACCGTACCCTTGAGGGCCTGCGCCAGCGCGGCCCCGTCACGGCGATCGGTTTCGCCTTTGCCGCGCAGGAAATGGCGCGGGTTCCCGTCGAGGCCACCGACCAGCCGCTGGACCTGATGGTGACCGAAACCGGCGTTTTCGGTCCTTTCCCCACCCGCTCCGAGGCGCCGTAACGCCAAAAATCGGGGGAAACGGGTGAAAACATTTGCCCTTTCACGCCCGACCCCCTAAGGCAGGACCCCATGAAAATACTCTTTCTTGGCGATGTAATGGGCCGCGCGGGGCGCACGGCAATCAGCGAGCGTCTTGCGGGTCTGCGCGAGGCGTGGAAGCTGGATTTTGTCGTGGTCAACGGCGAGAACTCCTCGAACGGGATGGGGCTCTCGGCGGATCATGCCAAGCTTTTGCTGAATGCGGGTGCCGATGTGGTGACGCTGGGCGATCATGCCTTCGACCAGAAGGACATGATGCCGTTCATCGCGCAGGAAAAACGGGTGATCCGCCCGCTGAATTTCGCCAAGGATGCCCCCGGTGCAGGAGCGCGGCTGTTTGAGGATCGTCGTGGCCGCAAGATCCTTGTGGCGCAGGTGCTGGGACAGGTCTTCATGAAGCGCCCCTTCGACGACCCCTTCTCCGCAGTCGAAAAGGTGCTGAAATCCTATCCTCTGGGCGGTCAGGCACAGGCGATCTTGCTGGATGTCCATTGCGAGGCGACCTCGGAGAAGATGGCGATGGGGCATTTCTGCGATGGCAAGGCCAGCATGGTTGTGGGCACCCATACCCATGTGCCCACCGCCGATGCCATGATCCTGCCCGCAGGCACCGCCTATCTGACCGATGCGGGTATGTGCGGCGATTACAACTCGGTGATCGGCATGGAAAAAGCCGAGCCCATGCGCCGCTTCATCACCGGCATGGCACGGGACCGATTCACCCCTGCCAAGGGCGAGGCATCCCTTTCGGGGTTCTTCGTCGAAACCGATGACCGCACGGGGCTGGCCAAACGCTGCCAGCCGGTGCGGGTGGGCGGACGTCTTCCCGAACAGACGCCGATTTGAGCGGATCCGGTTGCCTTTTGCTCCGTTGCGGCGGAAAGGCTCCTGATTTTCAAACTCTGCTTGTGCCGCGTCCCGTGCTGATTAGTATCCGCCCGAAGACGCTTGAAAAATTCTTGGGGTCATGATGATCGATCTGCCGCTTTCCGATACGGTGCGGGCCATTTTGCCGCTGCTGATCGTGGTCTGGATGTTCGTCATGTTCATCCGCGAAACGCGCCCGCCCGAGGTGATCGCGATTGCGGGTGCGGCGCTGATGGTCATCTTTGGCTTCGAGCCCGTGAAACAGGCCACCGAAAGCCTGTCGAACTCGGCACCTTGGACCATTGCCTTCATGTTCCTGATCATGGGCGCGCTGGTGCGCACAGGCGCGCTGGATGCGATGACCCGCTATGCCGAGACCCATATTTCGAAGCGCCCCGTCTTCACGGTCGGGCTGATGTTTGCCATCACCGCCGTCGCATCCGGGGTGATGAACAACACCCCCGTCGTGGCGGTGATGATCCCCGTCTTCATTCAGGTGGCGCGCAAACTGGGCAAGTCGCCCTCGAAATTCCTGTTGCCGCTCAGTTACTTCACCGTCATGGGCGGTATGCTGACGCTTCTGGGCACCTCGACAAACATCCTCGTTGACGGGGTCGCGCGGCGCAGCGGGCTGGAGCCTTTCGGCGTGCTGGAGATTCTGCCGGTCGGGATCGCGGTGCTTGTGGCAGGCTCGCTCTTCATGGCGCTGACCACCAGATTCCTGCTGCCCGAGCGCCAGTCGATGGCCTTCCTGCTGGGCCAGCGCCCGAAGATGAAATATTTCACCGAGGTGGCCATCCCCGAGGACAGCTCGCTTCTGGGCACGCCGGTTCTGGAGGTGGATGCCTTCAAACGCGAGGGCGTGCGCGTGGTGGATGTGCTGCGCGGCGATGCCTCGCTGCGCCGCGATCTGCCCAATGCCGTTCTGGAACAGGGCGACCGCGTGGTCTTGCGCACCGAGATGACCGAGCTGCTGGGCATGCAGAAAAACCCCGATCTGCGGATGATCGACAAGCTGAGTTCGGTACAGACCGAAACCGTCGAGGTGCTGATTTCGCCCGGTTGCCGGATGATCGGGCGGTCCTTGGGCGAGCTGCGCCTGCGCCGCCGCTACGGGGTCTATGTTCTGGCCGCCCACCGCCGCAACCAGAATATCGGGCGCCAGCTGGATGATCTGGTGGTTGTCGTGGGCGACACGCTGCTTCTGGAAGGCGCGCCGGAAGACATTGCGCGTCTGGCCTCGGATATGGATCTGGTGGATGTCTCCAAGCCCACCGCCAAAGCCTATCGCCGCAGCCATATGCCGCTGGCGATCGGGGCGCTGCTGGGCGTTGTCGGGCTGGCCGCCTTTGACATCGCCCCGATTCTGGTGCTGGCGGGCGTGGCCGTAGCCATCATTCTGGTCAGCAAATGCATTGATGCCGATGAAGCCTTCACCTTTGTCGACGGGCGCCTTCTGGCCATGATCTTCTCGATGCTGATCGTGGGTGACGCGCTTGAGGCTTCGGGATCGGTGAAACTGCTGGTCGATTATATCTCGCCCTGGCTGACCCATCTGCCGCCCTTCGCCACCCTGATGGCGGTGTATTTCATCGGGCTGGTGATGACGGAATTCCTGTCCAACAACGCCGTGGCCGTGATCTATGCCCCGATCGCCATCAGCTTGGCCCATTCTTTGGGCTATGACCCCCGCCCCTTCGCCATCGCGGTAATGTTTTCGGCATCGGTGGCCTTTGCGACGCCGATCGGCTATCAGACCCATATGATGGTCTACGGGCCGGGTGGCTACCGTTTCAACGACTTCCTGCGTCTGGGGATTCCGCTGGATATTGTCACCGGCCTGACCGCTTGCCTGATTATTCCTTTGATCTGGCCGCTTTGATTCACTTCGGGAGAACGTCCCATGAAATATCTGATTGGTCTGGGGCTGGCGCTCGGCCTCGCCGCCTGTGCTCAAACCGGCTGGAAGGCCAACCCGCAAGGCGTCACGCTGCATGGCGAACAGCTTGCGGTAAGCTTTTTCAACGGCGAGGTGTGCCGCGTGACTATGGGTGGTGCGCATTCGGGAACATTGTCCAACTGTTCCAACCCGTTGCACTACGAGGTCCGGATCGAGAGCCACCCGCTTGTACCCGCAGCCTCGGCGATCTTGCAGACGCAATCCACGGTGGTCCTGTCCAATGGCGCGGGCCGCACCTGGACCTTCCACACCCCCTCGCTGCGCGACACCACAGGCGACAATGTCGACCCGCCAATGGCGCTGCACTAAGCGTTTTCGCGCGGCATCTTGCAGATTGGGCGCTGTCTGTCCTATATCAGCGCCAAATTATATGAACATCTGACGGAGAAGACGGCTCATGGCAGGCCATTCAAAATGGGCAAACATCCAGCACCGTAAAGGCAAGCAGGATGCCATCCGCTCGAAAATGTTTTCGAAGCTTTCGAAAGAGATCACCGTGGCCGCAAAGATGGGCGACCCTGATCCCGAGAAAAACCCGCGTCTGCGTCTGGCGGTAAAAGCGGCCAAGTCGCAATCGATGCCGAAGGACGTGATCGACCGCGCGATCAAGAAATCGCAGGTGGGTGACGGCGATGAATATACCGAGATCCGCTATGAAGGCTACGGCCCCGAGGGGATCGCGGTGATCGTCGAGGCGCTGACCGACAACCTCAACCGCACCGCCTCGAACGTGCGTTCGACCTTCACCAAATGCGGCGGCAATCTGGGCACCAGCGGCTCGGTGAGCTTCATGTTCGACCGCCTCGGCGAGATCATCTATGACGCCTCCGTAGGCGATGCCGATACCGTCATGATGGCGGCCATCGAAGCGGGTGCGGAAGATGTGGAATCCGATGAGGAAGGCCACTGGATCTACTGCCCGATGGAAGATCTGTCCACGGTGACCGACGCGCTGGAAAAGGAACTGGGCGAGGCAAAAGAAGCCAAGCTGATCTGGAAGCCGCAAAACCGCACCGAGGTCAATCTCGAGACCGCGCAGAAGCTGATGAAGCTGATCGACACGCTGGAAGACGATGATGACGTACAAAACGTCACCGCCAATTTCGACGTGCCGGAAGACGTGGCCGCCCAACTGTAAATGAGGCCCTTCCGCCTGAATTCCAACGGCTACCGGATTGCTTCCGGTAGCCGTTTGTTTTTTGAAGCAGGGAAGACGCGGCATGACGCCTGCCACGCCTCTGTGCCGCTCAGGAACGGGACAGACCCGCGCCACGCCGTGCCCCTGTCGCAGGGCGGGTTCCCAACCAGACGCTGAGCAGCACCACACACGCCCCCGCCCATTGCGCCGCTGACAGCGTTTCCTGCCGCAGCTGCCAGCCCAGCAAGACCGCCGTGAGCGGGCTGAGAAAGCCCAGCCCCGTTACCGCCGCAGGCCCCAGGCGTTCGATCCCGCGAAACCAGAAAAAGTAGCTTAGCGCCGCCCCTGCAAGGCTCAACCAGAGAAAGCCCACAATCGCCCCCGCCCCGAGCGCGGGAAGCGCGGGCTCGGCCAGAAGGGCGAAGGGCAGCAGCAATATCCCCCCCGCCGTCAGTTGCCACGAGGTGAAGGTCAGCGCCGACACGTCGGGGTGCCATTTGCGCGTCAGCACCACCCCCGCGGCCATAGAGACAGCTCCCAGCAAGGCCGCGCCCATTCCGACCGGATCGAAATCCGCCCCCGGCCCCAGCACCAGAAGGCCCACGCCCCCCAATCCTGTCAGCGCGGCAAGAATTCCACGCTGCGAGAGCGGAACCTGCAGGATAAAGCGGGCCAGAACCAGCACGATCAACGGCTGCACCGCCCCCAATGTGGCGGCCACCCCGCCCGGCAGGCGATAGGCCGCCACAAACAGCGCGCCCCAGAACAGCGCAAAGTTCAACGCCCCCAAGATCAGCAGGCGCCCGAGCCAGCGCCTTGGGGGCCATTGCCGGGTCAGCGCCATCAGCAAAAGCCCCGCAGGCAGCGCGCGCAAAGCGGCATCGGTGAGCGGATAGCCTGCGGGCAAAAGCCCGGTGGTGACAATATAGGTGCTGCCCCAGATCACCGGCGCAAGGGCGGTCAGCAGCATATCGGTCTTGGCGGACATTGGTTTCTCCATCTATCTTGATGTCGAGATAAATGAGAGAAACTTGACGTCAAGATAAAAACCGCCTATCCGCTGTTTTATGGATCAAGTCGACACTATTCTCGCCCAGTGGCACCAAGAGCGCCCCGATCTTGATGTCGGGCCGATGGGGATCTTCGGCAGGCTCAAACGGCTGACCGATCATCTGTCCCAAGAGATGGCACAGCTGTTCAGACAGCATGACCTGACGGCGGCGAGCTTTGATGTTCTGGCAACATTGCGCCGCGCGGGGCCGCCTTATGCGCTGAGCCCTTCGGCATTGATTTCCTGGACGATGGTGACCTCGGGCACGATGACCAACCGGCTGGACCGGCTGGAAGCCGGCGGGCTGATCGAGCGGCGCAGCAACCCCGAGGACGGGCGCGGCTCGGTTGTGGCGCTGACCGATACGGGCTTCCGGCTGATCGATCAGGTGGTGACCGAGCATGTGGCCAACCAGCACCGCCTGATCAACGATCTCCCGCCGCCCCTGCGGGCTGCGATGGACGAGGCGCTGCGCGCATGGCTGGCCCGGATCGATCCCCCCAAAGGCGAGCCCCCCGTCACCCCAGCACCTCCCGCATGACCTCGTAGATCTGCGGGTCCTGCATCTGCGTCACATTGAACCGCATGAAACGGCTGGCCGAATGCGATGGGCTGAACACATTGCCCGGTGCCAGCATCAGGTTTTTCTGCATCGCGCTTTGGGCAAAATCGCCCGTATCGATGCCGTCGGGAAAACGGCACCACAGGTAGAACCCGCCGCGCGGCAGAACCCAAGGGGTGATTCCCAATCCGGCCAGCCGCGATACAGCGGTTTTACGGGCCCCATTCAGGCGGCGATGCAGATCGGCAATATATCTGCGATACCCGCCCCCTGCCAGCACGCTGGACAGCAGCTCTGTGGTCACAGGGCTTGGCCCGCCAAAGCTGGTGGCCACCTGCAAATCGACCAACGCCTCGATCCAGTCCGCGCGCCCCGCGATATAGCCGCAGCGCATCGAGGCCGAAAGCGTCTTGGAAAAGCCGCCAATCCTCAGCACCCGCTCCAGCCCGTCCAGAACGGCAAGGCGCGGTGTCGGGTCGGGATCAAGATCCACAAAGGTGTCGTCCTCGACGATGGTCAGATCATGCGCCGCAGCCAACCCCAGCACGCGATGGGCCACCGTCGGGGCAAGCGTGGCCCCTGTAGGATTATGCAGCGCGGAATTGGTCAGATACAGGCGCGGCGCATGGGCCAGCGCCGCCTCGAAAGCCACAAGGTCGGGCCCGTCCCTCGTATAGGGCACGCCGAGCACCTCCACCTGATGGGCCCGCAAAAGGGCACGGAAGTTGAAATATCCCGGATCATCCACCAGCACCGTATCCCCCGGACGCAGCAGCAACCGGCAGATCAGGTCCATAGCCTGCGACGCCGATCCCGTCAGCATCAGTTGATCCTGCGTCGCCTGCAGGTTCTCTGCCGCAAACCGGCCCAGCAGGCAGCGCCGTAATGCCGGAGAGCCGCGCGCAGTGGCGTAATTGGTCAGCACCGTCGTCTCGGCCTTGGCAAGCTGGCGCAAGCCCCGCCGCAGTGCCTCATGCGGCATCCAGTCCTCGGGCAGCCAGCCACAGCCCGGTTGCAAGCTGCCGGCCCGCGCATCCATCGACTGGCGCGACACCCAGAACGGATCGACAGCGCGTGCCTTGGGCGTTGTGGCCGTGCCCAGCGTCCTCAGTGCGGGCGGGCTTTCGGCCACGTAAAACCCCGCCCCGCGCCGAGCACGGATCACCCCTTCTGCCGCGAGACGGTCATAGGCCTCGACCACGGTTGACGGCGAGACCTTCATCTGTTCGGCAAACCGGCGGATCGAGGGCATACGGTCCCCCGGCCCCAAGGCACGCGCCGCGATCCTGTCGCGCAGGGCCTCGATAAGGCGCTCGGTCTTGGTGCCCGCCATAGGATGCTCCTTCAAACTGTATGCCCCGCTGATCCAGTACAGTTTGACAGAATTGTACTGGACTGTGCCTGTCTATATCGCCGGACAGGCATTACCCAGCCCAAAAGGAGACCAAGCTATGGATCAAAGACTTCGGGGCTGGAACAAAGGGTGGGGCAGCGGCTGTCTGGGCATGCTGATCTTTAGCGGCTCGCTACCGGCCACACGACTGGCCGTGGCGGATTTCTCGCCGCTTTTCCTGACGGCAATCCGTGCGTTGATCGCGGCGGCGCTGGCCCTTGTCTGCCTGACGGTCCTGCGCCAGAAACGCCCTGCCGCACGCGATCTGGTAGGGCTGGCCGTGGTGGCCCTTGGGGTTGTCGTGGGGTTTCCCCTGCTATCGGCCTTGGCGTTGCAATCGATCACCGCTGCCAGATCAGCGGTATTCATCGGGCTTTTACCACTGTCCACCGCGCTTTTTGCCGTGCTGCTGGAAGGCGAGCGCCCGCGCGCCCGTTTCTGGCTGTTTTCGCTGGCAGGGGCGGCAAGCGTGTCCGGCTTTGCCCTGACACATAGCGCAAGCGGTGCCCTGCGCGGCGATCTGCTGATGTGCGCGGCAATCCTGATCTGCGGACTGGGCTATGCCAAGGGGGCAAGCCTGTCGCGCCGTCTGGGCGGCTGGCAGGTCATCTCATGGGCGCTGGTGCTGGCCGCCCCCGTGACGGGCCTGCTGGCCACCGCCACATGGCCTGCCGCCGGATTGCGCGGGGTCTCGCCTGCGGCATGGGCAGGGTTGGGCTATGTGGCCATATTCAGCATGCTGGTGGGGTTTGTCTTCTGGTATCGCGGATTGGCTCTCGGAGGGATTGCCCGCGTCGGGCAGCTACAGCTTCTGCAACCTTTCTTCGGCCTCCTGCTGGCGGCGCTCTTCCTGCGGGAACCGGTTGTCTGGCCGATGCTGGCCTGCACGGGCCTGACCGTGCTCTGCGTCGCCGGTGCCCGCCGCTTTGCCTGAGCGCATGAAAACCGCCTCAGGCGCGGCAGGGCCTTTGGTCGCCACTGCCATAAGCAGACAGTGAGGACGCCCACCCGTTCTGCGCGCATTGCCCCGCCCGGACATCATTGATACTCTGCCCGTATGACATATTGGCGCCCTGCCCAGACCATCCGCATAAAGACCCTTGGCCTGCATTGGCGCGAGGGGCGGCTTCTGGCGGCCTGTGTCTTCAACGATGATGGGACGCTAAAGGGGGTGCGCCCGTTGGGGGGCACCGTCGAATTTGGCGAAACCGCCGAGAGCGCGTTGATGCGCGAGTTTCGCGAAGAGCTGGGTGTGACCGCAACAATTATCGGGCCGCCGCTTTTCATGGAAAATCTCTATCACCACGAAGGGATGCAGGGCCACGAGCTGTTGATCCTGTTTCCGGTGGATCTGCCCGTAGAGAGATTGCCCGCAACGGGCGGCTTTACCTTTTACGAAGACAGCGGCACAGCCTGTCACGCCGACTGGTTCGCGCTGGACGGGCTGGATGGCCCGAACCAGCCTTCGCTCTATCCGGCAGGGCTGAAAACGCGCCTGCAATCCGCTCAGACGCAGGCCATCTGAAACCGGCCTTCATGCCGAAGGGCGGCCCGCACGCCGCCCGAAGCTTTTCCTGCCCTCAGCCTGCGGCCACTGTCACGGCCTCGACCACCGCATCCACGCAGGCCTCCAGCACCTTGTCATCCTCGCATTCCGCCATCACGCGGATCAGAGGTTCGGTCCCCGATTTACGGATCAGCAGCCGACCCTGCCCCGCCAGACGGGATTCGGCCTCGGCAATCACCTTCTGCACCCGAGCGTCATTCAAGGGCTCCTGCCCTGCCTGATAGCGCACATTCTTCAGAAGCTGCGGCACCGTGTCAAACTGGCGCACCAGATCCGAAGCGCGCTTGCCCGTCTCGGCCATCGCCAGCAGGAATTGCAGCCCCGCCATCAGACCATCGCCGGTGGTGGCGTAATCGGTCATCACGATATGGCCCGATTGCTCGCCCCCCAAGTTGA
The sequence above is drawn from the Thioclava sp. GXIMD4216 genome and encodes:
- a CDS encoding 5-formyltetrahydrofolate cyclo-ligase, with the protein product MSSGEDKQAARKAAFAARKAAFATQGLALQANARLSEVLRRYAGQIVAGYMPIRTELDPRPALLRHDGPLCLPVVEAEARPLSFRPWSAEAEMIPGAFGAAIPAATATVCPQVVVVPLLAFDRRGFRLGYGGGFYDRTLEGLRQRGPVTAIGFAFAAQEMARVPVEATDQPLDLMVTETGVFGPFPTRSEAP
- a CDS encoding TIGR00282 family metallophosphoesterase translates to MKILFLGDVMGRAGRTAISERLAGLREAWKLDFVVVNGENSSNGMGLSADHAKLLLNAGADVVTLGDHAFDQKDMMPFIAQEKRVIRPLNFAKDAPGAGARLFEDRRGRKILVAQVLGQVFMKRPFDDPFSAVEKVLKSYPLGGQAQAILLDVHCEATSEKMAMGHFCDGKASMVVGTHTHVPTADAMILPAGTAYLTDAGMCGDYNSVIGMEKAEPMRRFITGMARDRFTPAKGEASLSGFFVETDDRTGLAKRCQPVRVGGRLPEQTPI
- a CDS encoding SLC13 family permease, with amino-acid sequence MIDLPLSDTVRAILPLLIVVWMFVMFIRETRPPEVIAIAGAALMVIFGFEPVKQATESLSNSAPWTIAFMFLIMGALVRTGALDAMTRYAETHISKRPVFTVGLMFAITAVASGVMNNTPVVAVMIPVFIQVARKLGKSPSKFLLPLSYFTVMGGMLTLLGTSTNILVDGVARRSGLEPFGVLEILPVGIAVLVAGSLFMALTTRFLLPERQSMAFLLGQRPKMKYFTEVAIPEDSSLLGTPVLEVDAFKREGVRVVDVLRGDASLRRDLPNAVLEQGDRVVLRTEMTELLGMQKNPDLRMIDKLSSVQTETVEVLISPGCRMIGRSLGELRLRRRYGVYVLAAHRRNQNIGRQLDDLVVVVGDTLLLEGAPEDIARLASDMDLVDVSKPTAKAYRRSHMPLAIGALLGVVGLAAFDIAPILVLAGVAVAIILVSKCIDADEAFTFVDGRLLAMIFSMLIVGDALEASGSVKLLVDYISPWLTHLPPFATLMAVYFIGLVMTEFLSNNAVAVIYAPIAISLAHSLGYDPRPFAIAVMFSASVAFATPIGYQTHMMVYGPGGYRFNDFLRLGIPLDIVTGLTACLIIPLIWPL
- a CDS encoding YebC/PmpR family DNA-binding transcriptional regulator, with translation MAGHSKWANIQHRKGKQDAIRSKMFSKLSKEITVAAKMGDPDPEKNPRLRLAVKAAKSQSMPKDVIDRAIKKSQVGDGDEYTEIRYEGYGPEGIAVIVEALTDNLNRTASNVRSTFTKCGGNLGTSGSVSFMFDRLGEIIYDASVGDADTVMMAAIEAGAEDVESDEEGHWIYCPMEDLSTVTDALEKELGEAKEAKLIWKPQNRTEVNLETAQKLMKLIDTLEDDDDVQNVTANFDVPEDVAAQL
- a CDS encoding EamA family transporter — protein: MSAKTDMLLTALAPVIWGSTYIVTTGLLPAGYPLTDAALRALPAGLLLMALTRQWPPRRWLGRLLILGALNFALFWGALFVAAYRLPGGVAATLGAVQPLIVLVLARFILQVPLSQRGILAALTGLGGVGLLVLGPGADFDPVGMGAALLGAVSMAAGVVLTRKWHPDVSALTFTSWQLTAGGILLLPFALLAEPALPALGAGAIVGFLWLSLAGAALSYFFWFRGIERLGPAAVTGLGFLSPLTAVLLGWQLRQETLSAAQWAGACVVLLSVWLGTRPATGARRGAGLSRS
- a CDS encoding MarR family transcriptional regulator translates to MDQVDTILAQWHQERPDLDVGPMGIFGRLKRLTDHLSQEMAQLFRQHDLTAASFDVLATLRRAGPPYALSPSALISWTMVTSGTMTNRLDRLEAGGLIERRSNPEDGRGSVVALTDTGFRLIDQVVTEHVANQHRLINDLPPPLRAAMDEALRAWLARIDPPKGEPPVTPAPPA
- a CDS encoding PLP-dependent aminotransferase family protein, coding for MAGTKTERLIEALRDRIAARALGPGDRMPSIRRFAEQMKVSPSTVVEAYDRLAAEGVIRARRGAGFYVAESPPALRTLGTATTPKARAVDPFWVSRQSMDARAGSLQPGCGWLPEDWMPHEALRRGLRQLAKAETTVLTNYATARGSPALRRCLLGRFAAENLQATQDQLMLTGSASQAMDLICRLLLRPGDTVLVDDPGYFNFRALLRAHQVEVLGVPYTRDGPDLVAFEAALAHAPRLYLTNSALHNPTGATLAPTVAHRVLGLAAAHDLTIVEDDTFVDLDPDPTPRLAVLDGLERVLRIGGFSKTLSASMRCGYIAGRADWIEALVDLQVATSFGGPSPVTTELLSSVLAGGGYRRYIADLHRRLNGARKTAVSRLAGLGITPWVLPRGGFYLWCRFPDGIDTGDFAQSAMQKNLMLAPGNVFSPSHSASRFMRFNVTQMQDPQIYEVMREVLG
- a CDS encoding DMT family transporter translates to MDQRLRGWNKGWGSGCLGMLIFSGSLPATRLAVADFSPLFLTAIRALIAAALALVCLTVLRQKRPAARDLVGLAVVALGVVVGFPLLSALALQSITAARSAVFIGLLPLSTALFAVLLEGERPRARFWLFSLAGAASVSGFALTHSASGALRGDLLMCAAILICGLGYAKGASLSRRLGGWQVISWALVLAAPVTGLLATATWPAAGLRGVSPAAWAGLGYVAIFSMLVGFVFWYRGLALGGIARVGQLQLLQPFFGLLLAALFLREPVVWPMLACTGLTVLCVAGARRFA
- a CDS encoding NUDIX domain-containing protein → MTYWRPAQTIRIKTLGLHWREGRLLAACVFNDDGTLKGVRPLGGTVEFGETAESALMREFREELGVTATIIGPPLFMENLYHHEGMQGHELLILFPVDLPVERLPATGGFTFYEDSGTACHADWFALDGLDGPNQPSLYPAGLKTRLQSAQTQAI